The window GCAACTTCTTTACTCCTAACTCTCGGGCTATACGCATCCCTACTAATAGCGCTTCATACTCTGCCTCATTTTTTGTCACTTTAAAGTTGAACCGTaacgcgtatgtatgctcttcctgATGCGGACCAGTGAGGATTAGTCCTTTGCCAACGCCTTTAGAGCTTGCTGCGCCGTCTGTATAGAGCTCCCATAGTTCGAGTGGAGGCACGGGAAGTTGCTCAGGGTCGCATATTGCAAGCATGTTAGCCGCCGTTTCGGCCAAATAATCAGCCATCACCTGCCCCTTGATAGCGCTTCTAGCGCAGTACGCGATTTCATGCTCGCCTAGCTCTATTGCCCATTTGGTTAGCCTACCCGATATCTCGGGTTTATAGAGCAGCTGTCGAATAGGTTGATCAGTGAGTACCGTAATCGGATGTGCTTGGAAGTACCTACGCAAACGTCGAGCAATAACGACGAGCGTGTATACGAGTTTTTCTATGGGGAGATAATTCAGCTCGCTTCCTGATAGCGCTTTTCTGACGAAGTGTATTGGCATTTGAGCGCCCCCCCGTTCGGCGACTAAGACGGAACTAACGGCTTCCTTACACACTGCGCGGTAAAAGTATCAAGGTTTCGCCAGCAATTGGCGCTGTTAATGTGGGGAGGTCTTTGAGGAGCGCTTTCATCTCCTGGAATGCCTTTTCGTCAACATACGCCTCAAGGTTGCGCCCAATTTGCTTAGCGAATGTTGTATCGATGGTTTGCTGATAGGTAGCGCCTGCGTTCTTCAGTCCGAAGGGCATCTTGGTGTAACAGTATATCCTTTGGTCTGTGTGGAACGCGGTCTTCTCTTCATCTTCTTCCGCCATTTGTATTTGGTGATATCCTTTGTAGGCATCTAGGAAGCACTTGAACCTAAAACCAGCGAGCGACTCCACTTTCCAGTCTATCTCTGGCAAAGGATAGTTGTCTTTGGGGCAAGCtttattaatatctttaaaattgaTACAGAGCTGCCACGTTCCATCAGACTTGGCCACCAGCACAGGGTGCTACCCATGTCTAGTAGTTCACCTTGCGCAATATGTTGGCTTTAACCAGCTTATCCACTTCTCCGCGCAACCTTTCACTTCTTTCGGGTGCCATTGGCCGCTTCTTTTGTTTGATAGGGGTCAAGTTCATGTTGGCGCGGAGGTAATGCTGCGCTATCTCTCACGGTACTCTAGTCATATCAGCATCGCGCCAACAGAACACGTCAGAATTGGAGATGAAGATATTCGTTAGCTTTTCTTTAGTCTCCTGTGTGAGGCTCCCCCTACCTTTACCTTCTGTTCCGGATACTCGAGATTAACTATAATCCACCATTCATTTGTGCCCTTTTCTTCGGGAGTAGCGCTCCCCTTGTCAGTAACAGATGCGCACAAGGCGTCCAGCGGTGTTGACTCAAGGGTGGCAACTCCTTAATCTGTCAGGAATCGAACCATCCCGTGGATTGTGGATGGTATAGCGCCGAATTTCTGAATGGAGGTCCTTCCTAGTATAGCATTGTATCTAGAATACGAGCGCACCACACAGATTTCTATGCTCTCAGTGCGCTTTTTTAATTTATCCTTGCTGTCTCTCAGCTCCAGCTTCAAATCTAAGATTCCAATAGGCCATACTGATTCTCCTGAAAATCCGGATAGGGCCGTAGTCGGAGGCTTGATGGTTCGCCTCACCGTTGTGGGTAACTGTCGGAAGCAATGCTCGTACATGATGTCAACGCTACTGCCATTGTCCATGTGAAGGCGCTTAACGCCATGACCTGACTCAGGCAGATATCCCTGCACTACAATGGGCGCGCAGGAAGTGTTGAATGTCTGAATGGCGGGGAACGATATTACCGTCATCCTCGAGCTTCCGTCAGCGCCAGCTTTGCGCTTTGTTCCTAGCTGTCGTCGGCAGTTGGCCATTAAATGCACTTATTTTTTTCGCGACAGGTGCCTGTATAGAAAATATAAATGAGTAGTGGATATATAGAGaaaagatcaaatcaaaaccttttaacttgtgagtcccacggatggcgcaaaatgatcaagcatagaataatcgggccgggttcggtccatgcttgacatcattgaaaggggatttaagggtcaattgagtttaactctccggtccggagtaccgtgaataaccccttgagagatgaggatctcaacaggggtggttaaacgtcGACCCACTATCGGCGGATAGTCCGGTCATCGATGGCTCGCGTTGAGAATAGGGTTCGTGTTCAAGGAACGTTACCTGTGTATCTAGAATATCTAATGTGATGCtataagtccggtagcgcgggtaaggGAGGCGCTGTGTAGATAGCGCGATTGGTCCGTACGTAGATACtaaaaatagtatgtgtgtaaCTTCCCAAAAAAGACCAACCCCTTGCCTTGTGATTCGAGTCTGTTATTATAGCTACAATGCCGTTTGTTTATTGGAGCCACGTGTTCCATGTTGCTTTCTTGTCTGTACTGCCTGGTTGTTTCGTGGAGGCGACCGGGGAACAGTACTATTACCTTTTTCGCTAGCTGTCGGCCCTTGTACAGAGATCGTGGTAAGTACAGGACACGTCACCTTTATGTAATTTTGTTAGAGAAAATGATATGTATTGTGTTTATCTACATTATATTTCTTCCTACTATATGTATCTCTTCATTCACAACCTGTATCAAGTTTATTTATACGCTATATAGTTTTTTGTAACCTAGCATCACTGCTTTTTTTTTTATCAGATTATATATCAAATGGACATAACTGATGAAAAAAGTTTCTTTGAGCAGTGACAAACTATTTGATTTTGTGTTTTATCAACCTGTAATTTAGGGTTTATGTTGCCTGTAATTTGTTACAGGTTAGCACTAGCGGTTATGTTTTGGTTCTACATTGTTGCTACAACTGTATTATGAGAGGGAGATTATAATGAGAGACTGTAATCGGTTTCCTGGCAAGTTTTCTTTCCCAAGAGTACATCTTTGAATTATGACAATCTTTAGCATAATGTCAAAATGAGCGGGGCGTAACAAAGTTGGATTACAATGGGTAATTAGTGATATGGGTCACTAGCTTTTTTGTTTCTTTTCCCTTCATGATCTAAATATGCCTAATATTCAACAGATAATTTAATTGGCTCAAAAAATATGATTTATTGAAAACTTTTTCAATACAGTTTGGGTGACTTTTGACACGTTTGACCTTCGACCAAAATTAGGCAAAACTGTTGCTTCTACCTTAGCATGAGATTTCATTTGTAAAGTTTATTCGAACATCTGATGGTGATGAACACACATTCTTGGTTTTTACATGATGCCAACGAATTAGGTATATTATGCTTTTCTGTATTTTTAGATTTATCACTTTATGTATTTAGG of the Rutidosis leptorrhynchoides isolate AG116_Rl617_1_P2 chromosome 5, CSIRO_AGI_Rlap_v1, whole genome shotgun sequence genome contains:
- the LOC139850090 gene encoding uncharacterized protein, yielding MPIHFVRKALSGSELNYLPIEKLVYTLVVIARRLRRYFQAHPITVLTDQPIRQLLYKPEISGRLTKWAIELGEHEIAYCARSAIKGQVMADYLAETAANMLAICDPEQLPVPPLELWELYTDGAASSKGVGKGLILTGPHQEEHTYALRFNFKVTKNEAEYEALLVGMRIARELGVKKLQAYVDS